A portion of the Adhaeribacter radiodurans genome contains these proteins:
- a CDS encoding efflux RND transporter periplasmic adaptor subunit, with translation MHSKFISLATVVVVSISLSACNKSQNAGQPNPLDAPVPVNAYTVAQENVVGTDTYPGTVVALNEVELRPQVAGYITNMYVQDGQMVTKGQKLYEIDRTQYQATYNQAQANLRSAQANLERARQDAERYENLAKQDAVARQRVDYARAELGTAEAQVAAAQAGVSGASTNLRYSTIIAPMSGRIGIAQVKVGSQVSPGTTLINTISADNPIAVDIVINESEVPRFVRLRSKSTSDSTFTLQFTDGSVYPYPGKIQAIDRAINPQTGTITVRIGFPNKDRQLIPGMIAVLRVRNADIGEQLVIPNKAITEQMGEFYTYVIQGDSVVQNKVSLGSKVADKIVIREGLKAGDKIVVEGTQKLRPGAKITLGPPTASAGPATGK, from the coding sequence ATGCATAGTAAATTCATTTCATTGGCAACTGTCGTTGTAGTTTCGATTAGTTTGTCAGCATGTAACAAATCACAGAATGCGGGTCAGCCTAATCCTTTGGATGCCCCGGTACCCGTTAATGCCTATACCGTGGCGCAGGAAAACGTAGTAGGTACCGATACCTATCCGGGAACTGTAGTAGCTTTAAACGAAGTAGAGCTTCGGCCGCAGGTTGCAGGTTATATAACAAACATGTATGTGCAAGACGGACAAATGGTAACGAAAGGGCAAAAACTGTACGAAATTGACCGTACGCAGTACCAGGCTACGTATAATCAGGCGCAGGCTAATTTACGAAGTGCCCAGGCTAACCTGGAAAGAGCCCGGCAAGATGCAGAACGTTACGAGAACTTAGCGAAGCAAGATGCGGTGGCCCGGCAACGGGTGGATTACGCGCGGGCCGAACTAGGTACAGCCGAGGCGCAGGTAGCGGCGGCACAGGCGGGAGTTTCCGGAGCATCTACTAATTTGCGGTATTCAACTATTATAGCTCCTATGAGTGGCCGGATTGGCATTGCCCAGGTTAAAGTGGGTTCGCAGGTTTCGCCGGGAACAACGCTTATTAATACTATTTCAGCGGATAACCCCATTGCTGTGGATATTGTAATTAACGAAAGCGAAGTGCCCCGCTTTGTTCGTTTAAGAAGTAAATCAACTTCTGATTCTACTTTTACCCTTCAGTTTACGGATGGTAGCGTTTATCCTTATCCGGGTAAAATTCAAGCTATTGACCGTGCTATTAACCCGCAAACAGGTACCATTACCGTGCGGATAGGCTTTCCTAATAAAGATCGCCAGTTAATTCCGGGCATGATTGCTGTTTTACGAGTACGGAACGCAGATATTGGAGAACAATTGGTTATTCCAAATAAAGCCATTACCGAGCAGATGGGCGAATTCTATACTTATGTTATACAAGGCGATTCAGTTGTTCAGAATAAAGTTTCTTTAGGCAGCAAAGTGGCCGATAAGATAGTAATACGCGAAGGTTTAAAAGCGGGAGATAAAATAGTGGTAGAAGGAACGCAAAAACTGCGGCCGGGTGCTAAAATTACCTTAGGTCCCCCAACTGCTTCAGCCGGACCTGCTACTGGTAAATAG